In Salmo trutta chromosome 16, fSalTru1.1, whole genome shotgun sequence, a genomic segment contains:
- the LOC115150517 gene encoding cyclic AMP-dependent transcription factor ATF-7 isoform X3 gives MGDDRPFVCTAPGCGQRFTNEDHLSVHKHKHEMTLKFGPARTDSVIIADQTPTPTRFLKNCEEVGLFNELASSFEQEFRKAHEDDQRNKNPLTAPQLPAPPLQTPSGVKEEDEGPLEVDSSPPGSPDSTSSMSDSSKEPMVRGKETPPPQPVVSSAPTPTIVRPGSLPIHLVYDPLHPTLPSPTSVITQTPPSNRQLGSPTGSFPLVMHLPNGQTVPLLPSPNMTSVISLARPFNMVPNIPGIPGPPVGGTSSGSSSPSGYSLHSEAKMRLKAALTQQQQQHGPGAQNGAGEGPGGAGSSPTVPQRHEQSQQPSQHSDTPSPAQPQQTSSGSSSPFGYSLHSEDMMVSPAQPTGGRRRRGAEIDPDERRQRFLERNRAAASRCRQKRKVWVGSLERKAEDLATMNVSLTNEVGLLRNEVTQLKQLLLAHKDCPVTAMQKKSAYIAAGVEESSRDPPSEPVGSPAPVIQHRPSPLAPSPGAITVNGLSVRAAEAVAMSVLAGMGAAQQGGALMATQPQSAPR, from the exons ATGGGGGACGATCGACCTTTTGTGTGCACCGCCCCAGGCTGTGGCCAG AGATTTACTAATGAAGACCATCTATCAGTCCACAAACACAAGCATGAGATGACCCTGAAATTTGGTCCTGCCAGAACTGACTCCGTCATCATTGCAG accAGACCCCCACACCCACCCGCTTCCTGAAGAACTGTGAGGAGGTGGGTCTGTTCAACGAGCTGGCCAGCTCCTTCGAGCAGGAGTTCCGGAAGGCCCATGAGGATGACCAAAGGAACAAAAACCCG CTCACAGCCCCCCAGCTTCCGGCCCCACCCCTACAGACCCCctctggggtgaaagaggaggatgaggggccTCTGGAGGTTGACTCCTCCCCCCCAGGCAGTCCTGACTCCACCTCCAGCATGTCGGACAGCAGCAAAGAGCCAATGGTGAGAGGAAAG GAGACTCCTCCTCCACAGCCGGTGGTGAGCTCTGCCCCCACGCCAACTATTGTACGCCCAGGGTCCCTTCCCATTCACCTTGTTTACGACCCCCTGCACCCGACTCTGCCCTCGCCAACCTCTGTCATCACACAAACCCCGCCCTCCAACAGACAACTGGG CTCTCCGACAGGTTCCTTCCCGCTGGTAATGCATCTCCCCAACGGGCAGACggtccctctcctccccagcccAAATATGACCTCAGTCATATCT CTGGCGAGGCCGTTTAATATGGTGCCCAACATCCCTGGGATCCCAGGCCCTCCGGTTGGTGGGACCAGCAGTGGCTCCTCCTCCCCATCTGGGTATAGTCTACACTCAGAGGCCAAGATG AGGCTGAAGGCAGCGCTGacccaacaacagcagcagcatggCCCGGGGGCTCAGAACGGGGCTGGAGAGGGCCCAGGAGGGGCAGGTTCCAGCCCCACTGTCCCCCAGAGACATGAGCAGAGCCAGCAGCCCTCACAGCACTCTGACACCCCCTCTCCCGCACAaccacag CAAACCAGCAGTGGCTCCTCCTCTCCATTTGGGTATAGTCTACATTCAGAGGACATGATG GTGTCCCCAGCCCAACCCACGGGTGGTAGGAGGCGGCGGGGTGCGGAGATCGACCCAGACGAGAGGAGGCAGCGCTTCCTGGAGAGGAACAGGGCGGCGGCTTCTCGCTGCCGACAGAAACGCAAGGTGTGGGTCGGCTCTCTGGAGAGGAAGGCAGAGGACCTGGCTACCATGAATGTTTCTTTGACC AATGAAGTAGGTCTGCTGAGGAACGAGGTGACCCAACTGAAACAGCTGCTGCTGGCCCACAAAGACTGCCCTGTCACTGCCATGCAGAAGAAGTCTGCCTACATAG ctgCAGGAGTAGAGGAGAGCTCCAGGGACCCCCCCTCTGAGCCTGTGGGCTCCCCAGCCCCGGTTATCCAGCACAGGCCTTCGCCCCTTGCCCCCAGCCCTGGGGCCATCACCGTCAACGGGCTGAGCGTCCGCGCGGCTGAGGCAGTAGCCATGTCGGTCCTGGCCGGCATGGGGGCGGCCCAGCAGGGAGGGGCCCTCATGGCCACACAGCCGCAGTCCGCCCCCAGATGA
- the LOC115150517 gene encoding cyclic AMP-dependent transcription factor ATF-7 isoform X6: MGDDRPFVCTAPGCGQRFTNEDHLSVHKHKHEMTLKFGPARTDSVIIADQTPTPTRFLKNCEEVGLFNELASSFEQEFRKAHEDDQRNKNPVPTQLTAPQLPAPPLQTPSGVKEEDEGPLEVDSSPPGSPDSTSSMSDSSKEPMVRGKETPPPQPVVSSAPTPTIVRPGSLPIHLVYDPLHPTLPSPTSVITQTPPSNRQLGSPTGSFPLVMHLPNGQTVPLLPSPNMTSVISLARPFNMVPNIPGIPGPPVGGTSSGSSSPSGYSLHSEAKMRLKAALTQQQQQHGPGAQNGAGEGPGGAGSSPTVPQRHEQSQQPSQHSDTPSPAQPQQTSSGSSSPFGYSLHSEDMMVSPAQPTGGRRRRGAEIDPDERRQRFLERNRAAASRCRQKRKVWVGSLERKAEDLATMNVSLTNEVGLLRNEVTQLKQLLLAHKDCPVTAMQKKSAYIG, translated from the exons ATGGGGGACGATCGACCTTTTGTGTGCACCGCCCCAGGCTGTGGCCAG AGATTTACTAATGAAGACCATCTATCAGTCCACAAACACAAGCATGAGATGACCCTGAAATTTGGTCCTGCCAGAACTGACTCCGTCATCATTGCAG accAGACCCCCACACCCACCCGCTTCCTGAAGAACTGTGAGGAGGTGGGTCTGTTCAACGAGCTGGCCAGCTCCTTCGAGCAGGAGTTCCGGAAGGCCCATGAGGATGACCAAAGGAACAAAAACCCG GTCCCCACACAGCTCACAGCCCCCCAGCTTCCGGCCCCACCCCTACAGACCCCctctggggtgaaagaggaggatgaggggccTCTGGAGGTTGACTCCTCCCCCCCAGGCAGTCCTGACTCCACCTCCAGCATGTCGGACAGCAGCAAAGAGCCAATGGTGAGAGGAAAG GAGACTCCTCCTCCACAGCCGGTGGTGAGCTCTGCCCCCACGCCAACTATTGTACGCCCAGGGTCCCTTCCCATTCACCTTGTTTACGACCCCCTGCACCCGACTCTGCCCTCGCCAACCTCTGTCATCACACAAACCCCGCCCTCCAACAGACAACTGGG CTCTCCGACAGGTTCCTTCCCGCTGGTAATGCATCTCCCCAACGGGCAGACggtccctctcctccccagcccAAATATGACCTCAGTCATATCT CTGGCGAGGCCGTTTAATATGGTGCCCAACATCCCTGGGATCCCAGGCCCTCCGGTTGGTGGGACCAGCAGTGGCTCCTCCTCCCCATCTGGGTATAGTCTACACTCAGAGGCCAAGATG AGGCTGAAGGCAGCGCTGacccaacaacagcagcagcatggCCCGGGGGCTCAGAACGGGGCTGGAGAGGGCCCAGGAGGGGCAGGTTCCAGCCCCACTGTCCCCCAGAGACATGAGCAGAGCCAGCAGCCCTCACAGCACTCTGACACCCCCTCTCCCGCACAaccacag CAAACCAGCAGTGGCTCCTCCTCTCCATTTGGGTATAGTCTACATTCAGAGGACATGATG GTGTCCCCAGCCCAACCCACGGGTGGTAGGAGGCGGCGGGGTGCGGAGATCGACCCAGACGAGAGGAGGCAGCGCTTCCTGGAGAGGAACAGGGCGGCGGCTTCTCGCTGCCGACAGAAACGCAAGGTGTGGGTCGGCTCTCTGGAGAGGAAGGCAGAGGACCTGGCTACCATGAATGTTTCTTTGACC AATGAAGTAGGTCTGCTGAGGAACGAGGTGACCCAACTGAAACAGCTGCTGCTGGCCCACAAAGACTGCCCTGTCACTGCCATGCAGAAGAAGTCTGCCTACATAG GGtga
- the LOC115150517 gene encoding cyclic AMP-dependent transcription factor ATF-7 isoform X2 → MGDDRPFVCTAPGCGQRFTNEDHLSVHKHKHEMTLKFGPARTDSVIIADQTPTPTRFLKNCEEVGLFNELASSFEQEFRKAHEDDQRNKNPVPTQLTAPQLPAPPLQTPSGVKEEDEGPLEVDSSPPGSPDSTSSMSDSSKEPMETPPPQPVVSSAPTPTIVRPGSLPIHLVYDPLHPTLPSPTSVITQTPPSNRQLGSPTGSFPLVMHLPNGQTVPLLPSPNMTSVISLARPFNMVPNIPGIPGPPVGGTSSGSSSPSGYSLHSEAKMRLKAALTQQQQQHGPGAQNGAGEGPGGAGSSPTVPQRHEQSQQPSQHSDTPSPAQPQQTSSGSSSPFGYSLHSEDMMVSPAQPTGGRRRRGAEIDPDERRQRFLERNRAAASRCRQKRKVWVGSLERKAEDLATMNVSLTNEVGLLRNEVTQLKQLLLAHKDCPVTAMQKKSAYIAAGVEESSRDPPSEPVGSPAPVIQHRPSPLAPSPGAITVNGLSVRAAEAVAMSVLAGMGAAQQGGALMATQPQSAPR, encoded by the exons ATGGGGGACGATCGACCTTTTGTGTGCACCGCCCCAGGCTGTGGCCAG AGATTTACTAATGAAGACCATCTATCAGTCCACAAACACAAGCATGAGATGACCCTGAAATTTGGTCCTGCCAGAACTGACTCCGTCATCATTGCAG accAGACCCCCACACCCACCCGCTTCCTGAAGAACTGTGAGGAGGTGGGTCTGTTCAACGAGCTGGCCAGCTCCTTCGAGCAGGAGTTCCGGAAGGCCCATGAGGATGACCAAAGGAACAAAAACCCG GTCCCCACACAGCTCACAGCCCCCCAGCTTCCGGCCCCACCCCTACAGACCCCctctggggtgaaagaggaggatgaggggccTCTGGAGGTTGACTCCTCCCCCCCAGGCAGTCCTGACTCCACCTCCAGCATGTCGGACAGCAGCAAAGAGCCAATG GAGACTCCTCCTCCACAGCCGGTGGTGAGCTCTGCCCCCACGCCAACTATTGTACGCCCAGGGTCCCTTCCCATTCACCTTGTTTACGACCCCCTGCACCCGACTCTGCCCTCGCCAACCTCTGTCATCACACAAACCCCGCCCTCCAACAGACAACTGGG CTCTCCGACAGGTTCCTTCCCGCTGGTAATGCATCTCCCCAACGGGCAGACggtccctctcctccccagcccAAATATGACCTCAGTCATATCT CTGGCGAGGCCGTTTAATATGGTGCCCAACATCCCTGGGATCCCAGGCCCTCCGGTTGGTGGGACCAGCAGTGGCTCCTCCTCCCCATCTGGGTATAGTCTACACTCAGAGGCCAAGATG AGGCTGAAGGCAGCGCTGacccaacaacagcagcagcatggCCCGGGGGCTCAGAACGGGGCTGGAGAGGGCCCAGGAGGGGCAGGTTCCAGCCCCACTGTCCCCCAGAGACATGAGCAGAGCCAGCAGCCCTCACAGCACTCTGACACCCCCTCTCCCGCACAaccacag CAAACCAGCAGTGGCTCCTCCTCTCCATTTGGGTATAGTCTACATTCAGAGGACATGATG GTGTCCCCAGCCCAACCCACGGGTGGTAGGAGGCGGCGGGGTGCGGAGATCGACCCAGACGAGAGGAGGCAGCGCTTCCTGGAGAGGAACAGGGCGGCGGCTTCTCGCTGCCGACAGAAACGCAAGGTGTGGGTCGGCTCTCTGGAGAGGAAGGCAGAGGACCTGGCTACCATGAATGTTTCTTTGACC AATGAAGTAGGTCTGCTGAGGAACGAGGTGACCCAACTGAAACAGCTGCTGCTGGCCCACAAAGACTGCCCTGTCACTGCCATGCAGAAGAAGTCTGCCTACATAG ctgCAGGAGTAGAGGAGAGCTCCAGGGACCCCCCCTCTGAGCCTGTGGGCTCCCCAGCCCCGGTTATCCAGCACAGGCCTTCGCCCCTTGCCCCCAGCCCTGGGGCCATCACCGTCAACGGGCTGAGCGTCCGCGCGGCTGAGGCAGTAGCCATGTCGGTCCTGGCCGGCATGGGGGCGGCCCAGCAGGGAGGGGCCCTCATGGCCACACAGCCGCAGTCCGCCCCCAGATGA
- the LOC115150517 gene encoding cyclic AMP-dependent transcription factor ATF-7 isoform X5 yields the protein MGDDRPFVCTAPGCGQRFTNEDHLSVHKHKHEMTLKFGPARTDSVIIADQTPTPTRFLKNCEEVGLFNELASSFEQEFRKAHEDDQRNKNPVPTQLTAPQLPAPPLQTPSGVKEEDEGPLEVDSSPPGSPDSTSSMSDSSKEPMVRGKETPPPQPVVSSAPTPTIVRPGSLPIHLVYDPLHPTLPSPTSVITQTPPSNRQLGSPTGSFPLVMHLPNGQTVPLLPSPNMTSVISLARPFNMVPNIPGIPGPPVGGTSSGSSSPSGYSLHSEAKMRLKAALTQQQQQHGPGAQNGAGEGPGGAGSSPTVPQRHEQSQQPSQHSDTPSPAQPQVSPAQPTGGRRRRGAEIDPDERRQRFLERNRAAASRCRQKRKVWVGSLERKAEDLATMNVSLTNEVGLLRNEVTQLKQLLLAHKDCPVTAMQKKSAYIAAGVEESSRDPPSEPVGSPAPVIQHRPSPLAPSPGAITVNGLSVRAAEAVAMSVLAGMGAAQQGGALMATQPQSAPR from the exons ATGGGGGACGATCGACCTTTTGTGTGCACCGCCCCAGGCTGTGGCCAG AGATTTACTAATGAAGACCATCTATCAGTCCACAAACACAAGCATGAGATGACCCTGAAATTTGGTCCTGCCAGAACTGACTCCGTCATCATTGCAG accAGACCCCCACACCCACCCGCTTCCTGAAGAACTGTGAGGAGGTGGGTCTGTTCAACGAGCTGGCCAGCTCCTTCGAGCAGGAGTTCCGGAAGGCCCATGAGGATGACCAAAGGAACAAAAACCCG GTCCCCACACAGCTCACAGCCCCCCAGCTTCCGGCCCCACCCCTACAGACCCCctctggggtgaaagaggaggatgaggggccTCTGGAGGTTGACTCCTCCCCCCCAGGCAGTCCTGACTCCACCTCCAGCATGTCGGACAGCAGCAAAGAGCCAATGGTGAGAGGAAAG GAGACTCCTCCTCCACAGCCGGTGGTGAGCTCTGCCCCCACGCCAACTATTGTACGCCCAGGGTCCCTTCCCATTCACCTTGTTTACGACCCCCTGCACCCGACTCTGCCCTCGCCAACCTCTGTCATCACACAAACCCCGCCCTCCAACAGACAACTGGG CTCTCCGACAGGTTCCTTCCCGCTGGTAATGCATCTCCCCAACGGGCAGACggtccctctcctccccagcccAAATATGACCTCAGTCATATCT CTGGCGAGGCCGTTTAATATGGTGCCCAACATCCCTGGGATCCCAGGCCCTCCGGTTGGTGGGACCAGCAGTGGCTCCTCCTCCCCATCTGGGTATAGTCTACACTCAGAGGCCAAGATG AGGCTGAAGGCAGCGCTGacccaacaacagcagcagcatggCCCGGGGGCTCAGAACGGGGCTGGAGAGGGCCCAGGAGGGGCAGGTTCCAGCCCCACTGTCCCCCAGAGACATGAGCAGAGCCAGCAGCCCTCACAGCACTCTGACACCCCCTCTCCCGCACAaccacag GTGTCCCCAGCCCAACCCACGGGTGGTAGGAGGCGGCGGGGTGCGGAGATCGACCCAGACGAGAGGAGGCAGCGCTTCCTGGAGAGGAACAGGGCGGCGGCTTCTCGCTGCCGACAGAAACGCAAGGTGTGGGTCGGCTCTCTGGAGAGGAAGGCAGAGGACCTGGCTACCATGAATGTTTCTTTGACC AATGAAGTAGGTCTGCTGAGGAACGAGGTGACCCAACTGAAACAGCTGCTGCTGGCCCACAAAGACTGCCCTGTCACTGCCATGCAGAAGAAGTCTGCCTACATAG ctgCAGGAGTAGAGGAGAGCTCCAGGGACCCCCCCTCTGAGCCTGTGGGCTCCCCAGCCCCGGTTATCCAGCACAGGCCTTCGCCCCTTGCCCCCAGCCCTGGGGCCATCACCGTCAACGGGCTGAGCGTCCGCGCGGCTGAGGCAGTAGCCATGTCGGTCCTGGCCGGCATGGGGGCGGCCCAGCAGGGAGGGGCCCTCATGGCCACACAGCCGCAGTCCGCCCCCAGATGA
- the LOC115150517 gene encoding cyclic AMP-dependent transcription factor ATF-7 isoform X4, with protein sequence MGDDRPFVCTAPGCGQRFTNEDHLSVHKHKHEMTLKFGPARTDSVIIADQTPTPTRFLKNCEEVGLFNELASSFEQEFRKAHEDDQRNKNPLTAPQLPAPPLQTPSGVKEEDEGPLEVDSSPPGSPDSTSSMSDSSKEPMETPPPQPVVSSAPTPTIVRPGSLPIHLVYDPLHPTLPSPTSVITQTPPSNRQLGSPTGSFPLVMHLPNGQTVPLLPSPNMTSVISLARPFNMVPNIPGIPGPPVGGTSSGSSSPSGYSLHSEAKMRLKAALTQQQQQHGPGAQNGAGEGPGGAGSSPTVPQRHEQSQQPSQHSDTPSPAQPQQTSSGSSSPFGYSLHSEDMMVSPAQPTGGRRRRGAEIDPDERRQRFLERNRAAASRCRQKRKVWVGSLERKAEDLATMNVSLTNEVGLLRNEVTQLKQLLLAHKDCPVTAMQKKSAYIAAGVEESSRDPPSEPVGSPAPVIQHRPSPLAPSPGAITVNGLSVRAAEAVAMSVLAGMGAAQQGGALMATQPQSAPR encoded by the exons ATGGGGGACGATCGACCTTTTGTGTGCACCGCCCCAGGCTGTGGCCAG AGATTTACTAATGAAGACCATCTATCAGTCCACAAACACAAGCATGAGATGACCCTGAAATTTGGTCCTGCCAGAACTGACTCCGTCATCATTGCAG accAGACCCCCACACCCACCCGCTTCCTGAAGAACTGTGAGGAGGTGGGTCTGTTCAACGAGCTGGCCAGCTCCTTCGAGCAGGAGTTCCGGAAGGCCCATGAGGATGACCAAAGGAACAAAAACCCG CTCACAGCCCCCCAGCTTCCGGCCCCACCCCTACAGACCCCctctggggtgaaagaggaggatgaggggccTCTGGAGGTTGACTCCTCCCCCCCAGGCAGTCCTGACTCCACCTCCAGCATGTCGGACAGCAGCAAAGAGCCAATG GAGACTCCTCCTCCACAGCCGGTGGTGAGCTCTGCCCCCACGCCAACTATTGTACGCCCAGGGTCCCTTCCCATTCACCTTGTTTACGACCCCCTGCACCCGACTCTGCCCTCGCCAACCTCTGTCATCACACAAACCCCGCCCTCCAACAGACAACTGGG CTCTCCGACAGGTTCCTTCCCGCTGGTAATGCATCTCCCCAACGGGCAGACggtccctctcctccccagcccAAATATGACCTCAGTCATATCT CTGGCGAGGCCGTTTAATATGGTGCCCAACATCCCTGGGATCCCAGGCCCTCCGGTTGGTGGGACCAGCAGTGGCTCCTCCTCCCCATCTGGGTATAGTCTACACTCAGAGGCCAAGATG AGGCTGAAGGCAGCGCTGacccaacaacagcagcagcatggCCCGGGGGCTCAGAACGGGGCTGGAGAGGGCCCAGGAGGGGCAGGTTCCAGCCCCACTGTCCCCCAGAGACATGAGCAGAGCCAGCAGCCCTCACAGCACTCTGACACCCCCTCTCCCGCACAaccacag CAAACCAGCAGTGGCTCCTCCTCTCCATTTGGGTATAGTCTACATTCAGAGGACATGATG GTGTCCCCAGCCCAACCCACGGGTGGTAGGAGGCGGCGGGGTGCGGAGATCGACCCAGACGAGAGGAGGCAGCGCTTCCTGGAGAGGAACAGGGCGGCGGCTTCTCGCTGCCGACAGAAACGCAAGGTGTGGGTCGGCTCTCTGGAGAGGAAGGCAGAGGACCTGGCTACCATGAATGTTTCTTTGACC AATGAAGTAGGTCTGCTGAGGAACGAGGTGACCCAACTGAAACAGCTGCTGCTGGCCCACAAAGACTGCCCTGTCACTGCCATGCAGAAGAAGTCTGCCTACATAG ctgCAGGAGTAGAGGAGAGCTCCAGGGACCCCCCCTCTGAGCCTGTGGGCTCCCCAGCCCCGGTTATCCAGCACAGGCCTTCGCCCCTTGCCCCCAGCCCTGGGGCCATCACCGTCAACGGGCTGAGCGTCCGCGCGGCTGAGGCAGTAGCCATGTCGGTCCTGGCCGGCATGGGGGCGGCCCAGCAGGGAGGGGCCCTCATGGCCACACAGCCGCAGTCCGCCCCCAGATGA
- the LOC115150517 gene encoding cyclic AMP-dependent transcription factor ATF-7 isoform X1 — protein MGDDRPFVCTAPGCGQRFTNEDHLSVHKHKHEMTLKFGPARTDSVIIADQTPTPTRFLKNCEEVGLFNELASSFEQEFRKAHEDDQRNKNPVPTQLTAPQLPAPPLQTPSGVKEEDEGPLEVDSSPPGSPDSTSSMSDSSKEPMVRGKETPPPQPVVSSAPTPTIVRPGSLPIHLVYDPLHPTLPSPTSVITQTPPSNRQLGSPTGSFPLVMHLPNGQTVPLLPSPNMTSVISLARPFNMVPNIPGIPGPPVGGTSSGSSSPSGYSLHSEAKMRLKAALTQQQQQHGPGAQNGAGEGPGGAGSSPTVPQRHEQSQQPSQHSDTPSPAQPQQTSSGSSSPFGYSLHSEDMMVSPAQPTGGRRRRGAEIDPDERRQRFLERNRAAASRCRQKRKVWVGSLERKAEDLATMNVSLTNEVGLLRNEVTQLKQLLLAHKDCPVTAMQKKSAYIAAGVEESSRDPPSEPVGSPAPVIQHRPSPLAPSPGAITVNGLSVRAAEAVAMSVLAGMGAAQQGGALMATQPQSAPR, from the exons ATGGGGGACGATCGACCTTTTGTGTGCACCGCCCCAGGCTGTGGCCAG AGATTTACTAATGAAGACCATCTATCAGTCCACAAACACAAGCATGAGATGACCCTGAAATTTGGTCCTGCCAGAACTGACTCCGTCATCATTGCAG accAGACCCCCACACCCACCCGCTTCCTGAAGAACTGTGAGGAGGTGGGTCTGTTCAACGAGCTGGCCAGCTCCTTCGAGCAGGAGTTCCGGAAGGCCCATGAGGATGACCAAAGGAACAAAAACCCG GTCCCCACACAGCTCACAGCCCCCCAGCTTCCGGCCCCACCCCTACAGACCCCctctggggtgaaagaggaggatgaggggccTCTGGAGGTTGACTCCTCCCCCCCAGGCAGTCCTGACTCCACCTCCAGCATGTCGGACAGCAGCAAAGAGCCAATGGTGAGAGGAAAG GAGACTCCTCCTCCACAGCCGGTGGTGAGCTCTGCCCCCACGCCAACTATTGTACGCCCAGGGTCCCTTCCCATTCACCTTGTTTACGACCCCCTGCACCCGACTCTGCCCTCGCCAACCTCTGTCATCACACAAACCCCGCCCTCCAACAGACAACTGGG CTCTCCGACAGGTTCCTTCCCGCTGGTAATGCATCTCCCCAACGGGCAGACggtccctctcctccccagcccAAATATGACCTCAGTCATATCT CTGGCGAGGCCGTTTAATATGGTGCCCAACATCCCTGGGATCCCAGGCCCTCCGGTTGGTGGGACCAGCAGTGGCTCCTCCTCCCCATCTGGGTATAGTCTACACTCAGAGGCCAAGATG AGGCTGAAGGCAGCGCTGacccaacaacagcagcagcatggCCCGGGGGCTCAGAACGGGGCTGGAGAGGGCCCAGGAGGGGCAGGTTCCAGCCCCACTGTCCCCCAGAGACATGAGCAGAGCCAGCAGCCCTCACAGCACTCTGACACCCCCTCTCCCGCACAaccacag CAAACCAGCAGTGGCTCCTCCTCTCCATTTGGGTATAGTCTACATTCAGAGGACATGATG GTGTCCCCAGCCCAACCCACGGGTGGTAGGAGGCGGCGGGGTGCGGAGATCGACCCAGACGAGAGGAGGCAGCGCTTCCTGGAGAGGAACAGGGCGGCGGCTTCTCGCTGCCGACAGAAACGCAAGGTGTGGGTCGGCTCTCTGGAGAGGAAGGCAGAGGACCTGGCTACCATGAATGTTTCTTTGACC AATGAAGTAGGTCTGCTGAGGAACGAGGTGACCCAACTGAAACAGCTGCTGCTGGCCCACAAAGACTGCCCTGTCACTGCCATGCAGAAGAAGTCTGCCTACATAG ctgCAGGAGTAGAGGAGAGCTCCAGGGACCCCCCCTCTGAGCCTGTGGGCTCCCCAGCCCCGGTTATCCAGCACAGGCCTTCGCCCCTTGCCCCCAGCCCTGGGGCCATCACCGTCAACGGGCTGAGCGTCCGCGCGGCTGAGGCAGTAGCCATGTCGGTCCTGGCCGGCATGGGGGCGGCCCAGCAGGGAGGGGCCCTCATGGCCACACAGCCGCAGTCCGCCCCCAGATGA